The following proteins are co-located in the Desulfoscipio sp. XC116 genome:
- a CDS encoding class I SAM-dependent methyltransferase codes for MENDLDILSAKAVILIVQNKLQDAEGLLLAGLELDSKHFDLLFNLGYVYEQKLEYQKALNIYKDAKDVIKTDKQSGEVENAIRKLESLLNASKKTAYINSNIPNIDPVSNEESLTKQLKEKKVNIKQYFKEPDDAIKKRFRKKEHQAIIKIINEGISKRNYAQVISICNYWINQIDAKSAYIYYFLAVAANGIGGYENALTFHKTAMELDSSLADIRNKQSKYIGNYRENQTSCIGCGFQGCKIVNVTNQSISEDNKEMINPIRIWVKCQKCGLVYANPMPEAEVLNQYYSIIAKEKSGGIYGDIGQRFEFLVKMANKRLEKIERHWGGVGTLLDVGTGIGVFVGTAMDRGWDANGLELTPDDCVYAAENFGLTLLQQDLYTCNFQVQYDVVTFFEVIEHLRSPQKDLKRINQFIKENGILVVATPILDSMFGKKEKDKNVFWNVVTHLSYFTKDVLTNYLMECGFEILEISTSDEGMGRMEYYCRKMS; via the coding sequence GTGGAAAACGATCTTGATATATTATCGGCAAAGGCAGTGATATTAATTGTACAAAACAAATTGCAGGATGCTGAAGGACTGTTGCTTGCCGGTCTGGAGTTGGATTCAAAACATTTTGATTTATTATTTAATTTAGGCTATGTATATGAGCAAAAGTTAGAGTATCAAAAGGCTTTAAACATTTACAAGGATGCTAAAGATGTTATTAAAACGGATAAGCAAAGCGGTGAGGTCGAAAACGCGATTCGGAAGCTGGAGTCTTTATTAAATGCTTCTAAAAAGACTGCTTATATAAACAGCAATATTCCCAATATAGATCCAGTTTCAAATGAAGAATCTCTAACCAAACAACTTAAGGAAAAGAAAGTAAATATCAAACAATACTTCAAAGAACCGGATGATGCTATCAAAAAACGATTTCGCAAAAAAGAACACCAAGCGATTATTAAGATCATAAATGAGGGTATTTCCAAAAGAAATTACGCCCAGGTAATTTCTATCTGCAACTACTGGATTAATCAAATAGATGCAAAGTCTGCTTATATTTATTATTTCCTGGCAGTGGCTGCAAACGGAATTGGTGGTTATGAAAACGCCCTTACTTTTCATAAAACAGCCATGGAACTAGATTCTTCCCTAGCAGACATCAGAAATAAACAATCAAAATATATCGGTAACTATCGGGAAAATCAAACGTCGTGTATTGGGTGTGGATTCCAGGGCTGTAAAATAGTCAATGTAACCAATCAATCTATTTCAGAAGACAATAAGGAAATGATTAACCCCATAAGGATATGGGTTAAATGTCAAAAATGCGGTTTAGTGTACGCAAACCCTATGCCGGAAGCAGAGGTTTTAAACCAATATTATTCGATCATTGCTAAAGAAAAATCTGGTGGAATTTACGGTGATATTGGACAAAGGTTTGAGTTTTTAGTGAAGATGGCTAATAAACGATTAGAGAAGATCGAGAGGCATTGGGGGGGAGTAGGTACGCTTTTGGATGTTGGCACAGGAATTGGGGTGTTTGTTGGTACTGCTATGGATAGAGGCTGGGATGCCAATGGCTTGGAACTTACACCTGATGATTGTGTTTATGCTGCTGAAAATTTTGGTTTAACATTGTTGCAGCAGGATTTATATACCTGCAATTTCCAGGTGCAATATGATGTAGTAACATTCTTTGAAGTGATTGAACATCTAAGATCACCCCAAAAGGATTTAAAAAGAATAAATCAATTTATTAAAGAGAATGGTATCCTGGTAGTTGCTACGCCAATATTGGACAGTATGTTTGGTAAAAAGGAAAAGGACAAAAATGTTTTTTGGAATGTGGTAACACATCTTTCGTATTTTACTAAAGATGTGTTGACTAATTATTTAATGGAATGCGGATTTGAAATCCTTGAAATTAGTACCTCTGATGAAGGAATGGGTAGGATGGAGTATTATTGCAGAAAAATGTCATAA
- the fliW gene encoding flagellar assembly protein FliW: MKVRTARFGILEIEANMIIEFPKGIPGFERLRRFFMLPVEGAENIRWLQAVDEPAVALLIIDPFKYYQGYSCDVPDQIAGELEIKESAEALVLTAVTVPPDNPAAATANLVAPIIINTRLRKGRQVILSGSPYSTRHNLFQEIKSPAGRDRTGKVSEPAGDTPPDTAKKVSGKGGV; this comes from the coding sequence ATGAAGGTGCGGACTGCCCGCTTCGGCATACTGGAAATAGAAGCAAACATGATTATCGAATTCCCCAAAGGGATACCCGGCTTTGAGCGGCTGCGGCGTTTTTTTATGCTGCCCGTGGAGGGTGCGGAAAACATCCGGTGGCTGCAGGCTGTGGACGAGCCCGCCGTGGCTCTGTTAATCATCGATCCGTTTAAGTATTATCAAGGCTACTCTTGTGATGTGCCCGATCAAATTGCCGGTGAACTGGAGATAAAAGAATCTGCCGAGGCACTGGTGCTGACCGCCGTCACCGTACCGCCGGACAACCCCGCGGCCGCTACCGCCAATCTGGTGGCCCCCATTATCATCAATACCCGGCTGCGCAAAGGCAGACAGGTCATTTTGAGCGGTTCTCCTTATTCCACCAGGCACAATCTTTTTCAGGAAATCAAATCCCCTGCCGGCCGGGACCGGACGGGAAAGGTGTCCGAGCCTGCCGGGGACACCCCGCCCGATACGGCAAAAAAGGTTTCGGGCAAGGGGGGAGTGTAG
- the csrA gene encoding carbon storage regulator CsrA: MLVLTRKRNQGIMLGDRIKITVLEVKDDTVKIGIDAPGDVTILRSELYQAVREENATAAAGDGNAAELLKDFLAGQGEKR; this comes from the coding sequence ATGCTGGTGCTTACCCGCAAAAGAAACCAGGGAATTATGCTGGGGGATCGGATCAAAATTACCGTTCTGGAAGTTAAGGACGATACCGTTAAAATAGGCATCGACGCGCCCGGGGATGTAACCATCTTACGCAGCGAGCTGTACCAGGCCGTGCGGGAGGAAAACGCCACCGCCGCGGCCGGTGACGGCAACGCGGCGGAGCTGCTGAAAGATTTTTTGGCCGGGCAAGGGGAAAAACGTTAA
- the flgL gene encoding flagellar hook-associated protein FlgL, with amino-acid sequence MRVTNGMISRHTQNYIQYGMQRMARAQEMASTTKKIIGLSDDSTAISQLLNVRTNVKLNEQYMRNIDNGLSYLYGADTALHTTGNIIKKAKDYAEQAVNGTLSESDMQAIGEQIDKLLDEMKDIANTSVGGVYIFAGTQNSRPPFEFTRDADNNITITYQGNLERVSREILDQANYAIDIPSVNPTGEELGVFGNVDTADPEKKVTGGVFDALIRLRDNLMNANVEGVEQSIGELDDQHNHILRYRVQVGARTNHFESVKDQLGNQELTLNRVISNLEDADLAKVSIELTQQRLVYQASMAAGAQILQVSLLNFLN; translated from the coding sequence ATGCGAGTCACTAACGGCATGATAAGCCGCCACACCCAGAACTATATTCAATACGGTATGCAAAGAATGGCCCGCGCTCAGGAAATGGCGTCCACCACCAAAAAAATTATCGGGCTCAGCGACGATTCCACCGCCATCAGCCAGCTGCTGAATGTTAGAACAAATGTGAAGTTAAATGAGCAATATATGCGTAATATTGATAACGGTTTGAGTTATCTTTATGGAGCGGATACCGCATTGCATACGACAGGCAACATTATAAAAAAAGCCAAGGATTACGCCGAACAGGCTGTTAACGGAACTTTATCCGAATCTGATATGCAAGCTATCGGCGAGCAAATAGATAAATTATTGGATGAAATGAAGGATATTGCCAACACTTCCGTGGGTGGGGTCTATATATTTGCCGGCACGCAAAACAGCCGGCCGCCCTTTGAATTTACCAGGGACGCCGATAATAACATTACTATTACCTACCAGGGGAATCTTGAACGGGTAAGCCGGGAAATATTGGATCAGGCCAATTATGCGATTGATATACCGTCGGTCAATCCTACAGGTGAAGAACTCGGCGTTTTTGGGAACGTTGATACTGCCGATCCCGAAAAAAAAGTTACCGGCGGTGTGTTTGATGCCCTGATCAGGTTAAGGGATAATTTAATGAATGCCAATGTTGAAGGTGTCGAGCAATCCATCGGTGAGCTTGATGATCAGCATAACCATATACTGCGCTACCGGGTGCAGGTGGGGGCCCGTACCAACCACTTTGAATCAGTGAAGGATCAGCTTGGGAATCAGGAATTGACTTTAAACCGGGTAATCAGCAATCTGGAAGACGCCGATCTGGCCAAGGTATCCATCGAATTAACTCAGCAACGGCTGGTATACCAGGCTTCCATGGCGGCGGGAGCGCAAATCTTGCAAGTTTCCTTGCTTAATTTTTTAAACTAG
- a CDS encoding glycosyltransferase: MKLSISMMVKNESKHLDECLQSLQPIRDAVESELIIVDTGSTDNTVEIAKKYTDQVYFHEWRDDFSEIRNITVNYSKGEWFFGIDGDEVLQNSDGIIKFFQTGQYKKFKTACVTIRNFHTSSNTEDFSTFLSTRLFKKDKEFCFKGAVHNQPMVREPIAKLNALIVHYGYLSDDQELMEKKFQRTSKILKNELEKDPDSLYYTYQLSVTYGMHRDHLEALDYARKAYEFLNKQYAAAKKHHLYVYNQLVWCLMQNNKPDEATTVILEALALDAENIDLVLYLARIQYNNKQFEQAGENYEKYLGLLDKVKNLTAKNTSLLFYTLGKAEVAYSDLFAIYKRDANHGQCIRCVQNIDNVGFILNNMRAIVDSYVTLGDYYGLKTYYQQKQFAETDKLYTVFVSSLEDRLATVDEKDRVDVYKIFNDENANYDLLNCLRLAYYEHNVTDVDKYTKDLTERLNFNQCIDFFGDIFYIIMSIKKPLQSYFINITETNIDTYLNFISKYHVDCYKKVEDYLHEYNNYNDLTSVKTGKLLWRSLLNRQDLPDNEFLTILNGYINVGIKYVEYLYNPHFLSGNYPYEVKNDEEVFLLYLSKAERQYKNNDLEYVKCLKEALEKVPMMKRGIGLLLNEVKLKQEHAEVELDELKDKLIEKITGLLALGMLQDAKVLLEEAKSILPDDIDLIILSSKISLKELEVSKDRTGSEHLM, encoded by the coding sequence ATGAAGCTAAGTATCAGCATGATGGTAAAGAATGAATCCAAACATCTGGACGAATGTTTGCAAAGCTTACAGCCCATAAGGGATGCCGTTGAAAGTGAGCTTATCATAGTGGATACTGGGTCCACTGATAATACCGTTGAAATAGCAAAAAAATACACCGATCAGGTGTATTTTCATGAATGGAGAGATGATTTTTCGGAAATTAGAAATATAACGGTAAATTACTCCAAAGGCGAATGGTTTTTTGGCATAGACGGTGATGAAGTGTTGCAGAATTCCGATGGTATTATTAAATTCTTTCAAACCGGCCAATATAAAAAATTTAAAACAGCCTGCGTGACTATCAGAAATTTTCACACATCCAGTAACACCGAGGATTTTTCCACCTTTCTGTCTACTAGGCTTTTTAAAAAGGACAAGGAATTTTGCTTTAAGGGTGCCGTTCATAACCAACCTATGGTACGGGAACCCATTGCCAAATTAAACGCTCTCATTGTGCACTATGGTTATCTGTCCGATGACCAGGAATTAATGGAAAAAAAATTCCAAAGAACCAGCAAAATTCTCAAAAACGAGCTGGAAAAAGACCCTGACAGTCTCTATTACACCTATCAACTGTCGGTGACCTACGGCATGCACCGCGACCACCTGGAAGCCCTGGACTACGCCAGAAAAGCATATGAATTTTTAAACAAACAGTACGCCGCTGCGAAAAAACATCATCTTTATGTTTATAACCAGCTTGTCTGGTGCCTAATGCAAAACAATAAGCCGGATGAAGCCACCACGGTTATTTTGGAGGCCCTCGCTCTTGACGCTGAAAATATAGATTTGGTATTATACCTGGCCAGGATACAATATAATAACAAGCAATTTGAACAAGCCGGGGAAAATTATGAAAAATATTTAGGGTTACTTGATAAAGTCAAAAATTTGACCGCCAAAAACACATCCTTATTGTTTTACACTCTTGGCAAGGCGGAGGTTGCGTACAGTGATTTGTTTGCGATCTATAAAAGAGACGCAAATCACGGGCAGTGTATCAGGTGCGTTCAAAACATAGACAACGTTGGCTTTATACTTAACAATATGAGGGCGATTGTAGATTCCTATGTTACTTTGGGGGATTATTATGGTTTGAAGACATATTATCAACAAAAGCAGTTTGCTGAAACCGATAAACTTTACACGGTTTTTGTATCGTCGCTGGAGGACAGGCTTGCAACTGTGGATGAAAAAGACAGGGTCGATGTTTATAAAATATTTAACGATGAAAACGCAAATTATGACCTTTTGAATTGCTTGAGGCTTGCTTATTATGAGCATAATGTCACAGACGTTGATAAATACACAAAAGATCTGACGGAAAGGCTTAACTTTAATCAATGCATTGATTTTTTCGGGGATATTTTCTATATAATTATGTCCATTAAAAAACCTTTACAGAGCTACTTTATTAATATTACCGAGACAAATATTGACACCTACCTGAATTTTATCAGTAAATATCACGTCGACTGCTATAAAAAGGTTGAAGATTATTTGCATGAATACAATAATTATAACGATCTCACTTCGGTTAAAACCGGTAAGCTTTTATGGAGGTCTTTACTAAACCGGCAGGATTTGCCTGACAATGAGTTTCTGACCATACTAAACGGTTACATAAATGTGGGTATTAAATATGTAGAGTACTTGTACAATCCTCATTTTTTAAGCGGAAATTATCCATATGAAGTTAAAAACGACGAAGAAGTTTTTCTGCTTTATCTGTCTAAAGCGGAGAGACAGTACAAAAACAACGATCTTGAATACGTGAAGTGCCTTAAAGAAGCGCTGGAGAAGGTCCCCATGATGAAGCGGGGGATTGGATTATTATTAAATGAAGTCAAATTGAAACAAGAGCATGCAGAAGTGGAGCTCGATGAACTTAAAGATAAATTAATTGAGAAAATTACCGGGTTGTTGGCCTTGGGTATGTTGCAGGATGCCAAAGTGCTGTTGGAAGAAGCTAAAAGCATTTTGCCTGATGATATTGACTTAATTATACTGTCGTCAAAGATATCCTTAAAGGAGCTTGAGGTATCCAAGGATAGGACCGGTAGCGAGCACTTAATGTAG
- a CDS encoding flagellin, which yields MIINHNIAALNTYRQLSGNNAIGQKSLEKLSSGLRINRAGDDAAGLAISEKMRAQIRGLDQAQRNAQDGISMIQTAEGNLNETHSILQRMRELADQAANDTNVSVDRNEIQKEINALTSEINRIGNTTEFNTQKLLDGGASASGVSLSSTEAKGVAAQGGKILNLTAVSLADSVIDGATGTMTFVVHDATGTAVSFSITGEAFKTLWDQTAAGQAGADATDAMRRDALEEVLGKITSAVTFELADGTERTVTLAEVATIDVSDSGIFSIQSKIGGATISLTAASFNTMLGASTSTAITGVGTAAEEATLFGSKDIEGTDNLNRDDWAGKTFTVTYNGRTANITLGTEIGTASTGKITASDLVTAFNDAFSAVFGGSTVSATIATNPNNINDTNTYFQFTTTTTGDDVTDGTVPEFSIKGANLDQILGDFVPGQSGSGGTFRATFQIGANQGQSMTIEIKDMRSLALGISATAAGLEHTDVEGARFTEVQNVTNGTTSTTVEYALDVSSHESASAAVKVINNAIENVSGMRSELGAYQNRLEHTINNLGTSSENLTAAESRIRDVDMAKEMMEFTKMNILSQAAQAMLAQANQQPQNVLQLLR from the coding sequence ATGATTATCAATCACAACATTGCTGCGCTGAACACCTATCGTCAGTTGAGCGGCAACAACGCTATCGGACAAAAATCTTTAGAAAAATTATCCTCAGGACTCCGTATCAACCGCGCCGGTGATGACGCGGCCGGTCTGGCCATTTCCGAAAAAATGCGCGCTCAAATCCGCGGTCTTGACCAGGCCCAGCGCAATGCCCAGGACGGTATTTCCATGATCCAGACCGCTGAGGGCAACCTCAATGAGACCCACAGCATTCTGCAGCGCATGCGCGAGCTGGCCGACCAGGCGGCCAACGACACCAACGTCAGCGTTGACCGCAACGAGATCCAGAAGGAAATCAATGCGTTGACTTCTGAAATCAACCGCATCGGCAACACCACCGAGTTCAACACCCAGAAGTTGCTGGACGGCGGCGCTTCCGCCAGCGGGGTAAGCCTTTCCAGCACCGAAGCCAAGGGAGTTGCCGCTCAGGGTGGTAAGATATTAAACCTTACTGCGGTTAGTCTTGCTGATAGTGTAATTGACGGCGCAACCGGTACTATGACCTTTGTGGTGCATGACGCTACTGGAACAGCTGTAAGTTTTTCAATAACCGGCGAAGCGTTTAAAACACTTTGGGACCAGACTGCAGCCGGGCAAGCTGGAGCTGATGCCACGGATGCTATGAGAAGAGATGCCCTGGAAGAAGTTTTGGGTAAAATCACTTCCGCGGTTACTTTCGAGTTGGCGGACGGCACTGAGAGAACAGTCACGCTGGCTGAAGTGGCTACTATTGACGTTTCAGATTCGGGCATATTCTCCATTCAGTCTAAAATTGGCGGTGCAACAATCAGCCTAACAGCCGCTTCATTTAACACTATGCTAGGGGCTAGTACGTCAACAGCAATTACAGGTGTTGGGACAGCAGCTGAAGAAGCGACCCTATTCGGCTCCAAGGATATAGAAGGAACGGACAACTTAAACCGGGATGATTGGGCGGGCAAGACATTTACAGTCACCTACAACGGCAGGACGGCAAATATAACCCTGGGAACCGAAATTGGCACTGCTTCGACCGGAAAAATAACCGCAAGCGATCTGGTAACTGCTTTTAATGATGCTTTTAGTGCGGTATTTGGCGGCAGTACTGTTTCGGCAACCATCGCCACCAATCCAAACAATATTAATGACACCAATACGTATTTCCAATTTACAACAACTACAACAGGTGATGACGTAACAGATGGAACAGTGCCGGAGTTCAGCATCAAGGGTGCCAACCTTGACCAGATCCTGGGCGATTTTGTACCCGGCCAGAGCGGTTCCGGCGGCACATTCAGGGCCACCTTCCAGATCGGCGCCAACCAGGGGCAGAGTATGACTATTGAAATTAAGGATATGCGTTCGCTGGCCCTCGGAATATCCGCTACCGCGGCCGGATTGGAACATACTGATGTGGAAGGGGCCAGATTCACCGAGGTGCAAAACGTCACCAACGGCACCACCAGCACTACCGTTGAATATGCTCTGGACGTATCCAGTCACGAGTCGGCGAGCGCTGCCGTGAAAGTAATCAACAACGCCATTGAAAATGTTTCCGGCATGCGCTCGGAACTGGGCGCTTACCAGAACCGTCTGGAGCATACCATCAACAACCTGGGCACATCCTCTGAAAACTTGACCGCCGCCGAGTCCCGCATTCGAGATGTGGACATGGCCAAGGAAATGATGGAATTTACCAAAATGAACATTCTTTCCCAGGCGGCTCAGGCCATGCTGGCCCAAGCCAACCAGCAACCCCAGAACGTGCTGCAGTTGTTAAGGTAA